CACGTCGACGAGGATGGTCGGGTTGACGAAATAACCGTCGCCGCCCGGCGTGTCGCCGCCAGCGAGCACGGTGGCGCCGGCCTTGCGGCCCTGGTCGATATAGCCGAGCACGCGCTCATGCTGCTCGGTCGAGACGAGCGGGCCCATCATCGTGTCGGGGGCGAGGCTGGGCCCGACCTTCCACTTGCCGGCATTGTCGGCGACCGCCTCCAGCAATTTGTCGAAAATCGAGCGGTGCGCGAACAGGCGCGAGCCGGCGATGCAGACCTGCCCGGCATTGGCGAAGATCGAGCGGGCGGCGCCGGCGGCGGTCTTCTCGATGTCGACGTCGGGGAGCACGATCACCGGCGACTTGCCGCCAAGCTCCAGCGTCACGCGCTTCAGCGTGTCGGTGGCGGCGCGGTTGATGATCTTGCCGACTTCGGTCGAGCCGGTGAAGGCGACCTTGTCGACCAGCGGGCTGCGCACCAGGCGGTCGCCGCAGGTCTCGCCGAGGCCGGTGACGATGTTGACGACGCCGGCCGGGATGCCGGCTTCGGCGATCAGGTCGGCGAGGCGCAGCACCGAGAGCGAGGTCTGCTCGGCGGGCTTCAGGATCACGGTGCAGCCGGCCGCCAGCGCCGGCGCGATCTTCTGCACGGCCATCATCAGCGGGAAGTTCCACGGCACGATCTGCACGGCGACGCCGATCGGCTCGCGGCGGACATAAGCGTGCATCGTCCCGGTCGGGAAGCCCGACGGCTCGATATGCTCGCCCGAAAGCTTGGTCGCCCAGCCGGCCATGTAGCGCAGGGTCTGGACGCAGCGGGGCAGGTCGTAGCCGGCCGAGGCCGAGCGCGGCTTGCCGTTGTCGATCGATTCGAGCTCGGCGATCTCGGGAATGTTGGCTTCGATGAGGTCGGCGAGGCGCATGATCGCGCGCTCGCGGGCGTAGGGCGAAAGGCCCGACCAGCGGCCATCGTCGAAGGCGGTGCGCGCGGCCTGGGCGGCGCGGTCGGCATCGGCCTCGGACGCGTCGACGATCGTCGCGATCTGGCGGCCGGTGGAGGGATCGTAGACCGGCAGCGTCTTGTCGTGGGTCGACTGCACCCACTCGCCGTTGATGAACAGGGCCGGCGCGCGCTGGAGGAGTTTCTGCACCGCTTCGGAATAAGCGGGCTGGGCGGCGATCGGGGTCATCTCATTCATCGTGGCAATCCTGACTGAGGGCGTTCCACCCCTATAGTCCCTGGAGCGGGGCGGTTGGAAGGGGAGCGGCTAGGCCAGCATCTTGCGGGCATTTTCGGCGAGCTTGTCGGGATCGTCCTCGCGCGGCGGAATCTGGCGACCGCGCTGCACCGCGGGGCGGGCAACGACCTGGTCCAGCCAGCGCTGCAGATGGTCGAGGCCGGCGACGTCGATGCCGGGCCATTCGTGGGTGTGCACCCACGACCAGTTGGCGATGTCGGCGATCGAATAATCGCCGGCGAGCCATTCATGGTCGGCGAGATGGCGGTCGAGCACTTCGAACAGGCGGCGGCCTTCGCGGCGATAGCGGTCGATCACGCTCGGAAGCTGCTCGGGGAAGTAGCGGGTGAAGACGTTGGCCTGGCCCATCATCGGGCCGACGCCGCCCATCTGGAACATCAGCCACTGCATGACCCTGGATCGCCCTTTCGCGTCGGCCGGCATCAGCCGCCCGGTCTTCTCGGCCAGATAGGTCATGATCGCGCCGGATTCGAACACCGCGAAGTCGCCTTCGTCCCGGTCGACGATCGCCGGGATGCGGCCGTTGGGGTTGATCGCGGTGAACCACGCTTCCTTTTGCGCGCCCGAGGCGAGATCGAGCACATGGACCTCGTAAGGCAACTCCAGTTCCTCGAGCGTGATCGAGGCCTTCCATCCGTTGGGCGTGGCGGCGGTGTAGAGATCGATCATGCGGATCCTCCGATCACAATGCCCGCAGCGCGCGTGCCGGCCGGGCCGTCAATGCAGGTAGGGACCCGAGCAGGCCGAGCGCAAGGGTGACGAAAGCGCCGAGGGCGAGGGTGGCCGCAACAACGCCCCAGTCGGGCGCCCATTCGAGCTCCAGCACCTTCACCACGACATACCAGCCGGCGCCGGCGCCAAGCGCGAAGGCGATCGCCGCGACGATCGCGGCGAGCGCGGCGAATTCGAGCGCCTGGGCCATGAGGATGCGCGCGCGGGTGGCGCCGAGCAGCTTCAGCATGACGCTGTCATAGGTCCGCGCCCGGCGGCTCGCGGCGAGCGCGCCGACCAGCACGGCGATGCCGGCGAGGATCGCGACCGAGGCGGCCGACCGGACCGCGACCGTAAGCTGCTCGAGCATCCCGGCGACGGCCTGCACCACTTCCTTGACGCGGATCACGCTGACGGTGGGAAAGGCGTTCGAGACCGAGCGCGAGAAGGCGCGCTCCTCCGCCTCCGGCATCGACATGGTGGCCATGAAGCTGTGCGGGGCACTTTCGAGCGCGCCGGGCGCGAACACGATCACGAAGTTGAAGCCCAGCGTGTCCCAGTTGATCTCGCGCAGCGAGGCGATCCGGGCCTCGATCTCGCGGCCGAGGATCGCGATGGTGATCGAATCGCCGACCTTCAGCCCGACCGCGCGCGCCGCCTCGACGTCCAGCGAGACCAAGGGCGGGCCGTCATAATCGGCCGGCCACCATTGGCCATCGACGATGCGGCTGCCTTCGGGAAGCGTGGCGGCGTAGGTGAGTCCGCGATCGCCGCGCAGGAACCAGGCCCCGTCCGGAAGCTCCTTCATCTCCGAGACGCGCCGATCGCCGACCGCAACCACCGATCCGCGCAGCGACGGGATGGTGACGAGGTCGCCCTGCGGCGCGGCGCGCAGCGCGAGCGCGCGGAAGCGGCCGACCTCCTCGACCGGTATGTCGAGCATGAAGAAGCTCGGCGCCTTGGCCGGAACGGTGGTGCGGATCTGGCCGGAAAGGTTGGTCTCTATCACCGCCAAAGTCGTGAACAAGGTGAGGCCGAGGCCGAGCGCGACCACCAGCCGTCCGGTCTGCGCCGCCGGCCGGTGGAGATTGGCCAAAGCAAGGCGGAAGAGCGGATTGCGCGGCCGGGGCAGCGCGGCCGCGCCGCGCCGGATCAGCCAGCCGAGCAAGGTGAGCAGCAGCAAGAGGCCCAGCGCCGAGGCGATGAACACAGCGGCGAAGCCGGGCTCGCGCGCCGTCCCGATCGCAAGCGCGGCGATCAGTCCGGCCGCCAGGGCCACCGCCAGGACCAGGCGCCAGCCGGGCCGGCGCAACCGCTCGAGGCTGCCGCGGAACAGGCTGGCGGCCGGGACGGTGCGCGCCTGGGCGAGCGGGATGATGGCAAATTCGAAGGCAATCAGCAGGCCGTAGCCGGCGCTGACCAGCAACGGCACCGGATAAAGCGACAGGCTCGGCGGCACCGGCAGCGCGCTGCCGGCGATCTGCACCACGATCCAGGGCACGAGCGCGCCGACCGCTAGGCCGACCAGGATCGCAGCCAAGGCGACGAGCCCGATCTGGACGAGATAGGAGAGGAAGATGGTGCGGCTGGTTGCGCCGAGCAGCTTCAGCGTGGCGATCGTGCCGCGCTTGGCGTCGAGATAGGAGGTCACCCCGTTGCCGACGCCGATGCCGGCCACGATCAAGGCGGTGAGGCCGACTAAAGTCAGGAACTGGCCGAGCCTCTCGATGAAGCGCCGCGTGCCCGGCGCGCCGTTAGACCGGTCCTGGATGTCGAAGCCGGCATCCTTGAACCGCTCGGTGAGTCTCTCCGAAAGCGCCGCGACGTCCGTCCCCGGGGAGACTTTGAGGCGATAGGCGCTGGTGTAGAGGCTGCCCGGCTGGACGAGACCGGTGGCGGCGAGCCCGGCCGGATCGACCAAGGCGGTCGAACCCAAAGTGAAGCCCTGCCCTACCCGGTCCGGTTCCTCGGCGATCAGGCCGATGATGCGCAGGTCCGCCGCGCCGATGCGGATCGAATCCCCGACGCTCACCCGAAGGCGATCGGCCAATTCCGGCCCAACCGCGACCTGCTTGCCGCGCGGGCGCGGCGCGATCGCGCCCGGCTCCAGGCGAAAGTCCCCGTAAAGCGGCCAGGCGGCGTCGACGCCCTTCAACTCGACGAGCACGCTCTCGGCTCCGTCGAGGCGCCCGGCCATGGCCCGCATCCGAGTGATGTGGCTGACCTGCCCTTCGCGAGCGAAGGCGGCGCGCTCCTCGGGAGTCGCCGCGCGCTGCATCACGTCGAGCTGGACGTCGCCGCCGAGGATCGACTGGCCGCGCTCGGCGAGGCCCGACACAATCGCCGAGGACAGCGAACCCACTCCGGCCAGCGCAGCGACGCCCAGGAACAGGCAGATGGCGAGCAGACGCAGCCCGGTCAGGCCGCCGCGCAGGTCGCGCATGGCCAGGCTGAGGATCATCGATCCTCCCCCGCAGTGGGAGGGGGACCAGCCGAAGGCCGGTGGAGGGGCTGCCCCAAGCTTCGGCCCAACCCCTCCACCGCGCTGCGCGCGGTCCCCCTCCCCGTTCCGGGGAGGATTAGGTCCGTCGCGCTCATCCGGTGCGCCGGTCGGACACGATGCGCCCGTCCTGCATCTCGAGGACACGGTGGCAGCGCGTGGCGAGTTCGGGATCGTGCGTGATGACGAGCAGGGTCGCGCCGGTATCGGCCTGCCGCGCGAACAGCAGGTCGAGGATGGCGTGGCCCGTCTTGCCGTCGAGATTGCCGGTCGGCTCGTCGGCGAAGATCAGTTCCGGCCGGGGCGCCATGGCGCGGGCAATGGCGACGCGCTGCTGCTCGCCGCCGGAAAGCTGGGCCGGATAATGGGTGAGGCGATGGCCGAGGCCGACCGATTCCAGCTCGGCAGCGGCGATCGGGAACGCATCCTCGGCGCCGGCGAGCTCGAGCGGAACCGCGACATTCTCGTGCGCGGTCATCGTCGGCAGCAGATGGAAGGCCTGGAGAACGATGCCGATCCGGCCGCGCCGGGCGCGGGCGAGGCCGTCCTCGTCAAGCGCCCCGAAGTCGGCGCCGGCGATTCGGATACTGCCGCTGGTGGCGCGTTCGAGGCCGGAGAGGACCGCCATCAGCGACGATTTGCCGCTGCCCGAGGGGCCGAGCAAAGCGACGCTTTCCCCCTTGGCGACCTGGAGATCGATGCCGCGAAGGATCTCCACGCGGCCGGCGCCGTTTCCCAGCGCCAGAGTGACATTCGACGCGTCGATAACGTAGGAGCTGGTCATGAAGGGAGAGATGGTCCGATGGCGTTACGGCTTGCATATGGGGTTCGCCGCCTCTTTGTCCATCTGGCGCTGCTCGTGACCCTGGGGGTTGCTGCACCGGCCGCGGCCAAGGACGTTCACATCCTGGCGTTCGGCGACAGCCTGACCGCCGGCTACGGCCTGCCCCGCGGCCAGGGATTCGCCCCGCAGCTCGAGGATGCGCTCCGCCGCAACGGCATCCGCGCGTTCGTCACCGACGCCGGGGTGTCGGGCAACACGGCGGCGCAGGGCCGGGCCCGGCTGCAATGGACTTTGGACGGTCTCAAGACCAAGCCGGACCTCGCGATCGTGGCCTTGGGCGCAAACGACATGCTGCGCGGCCTGGCGCCGGCCCAGACCCGCAAGGATTTGGACGCGATCGTCGCCGAGCTCGACCGGCGCGGGATCAAGGTGCTGATCGCCGGCATGGTCGCGGCGCCGAATCTCGGCCCGCAATATGCCAAGGACTATAACGGCATCTTCCCCGATCTCGCACGGACCTACGGGGCGGGCCTCTATCCCTTCTTCCTGGACGGCGTGGCGGGCGATCGCAGCCTCAACCTGCCGGACGGGGTCCATCCGAACTTCCAGGGGATCAAGCGGATGGTGACCGGCATCCTGCCCAAGGTAACCGAAGCGCTCGCCGACTGACGGACCTGCTCGTCATTGCGAGGAGCACAAGCGACGAAGCAATCCAGCGGCGCGGAAGCCTGGATTGCCGCGCTGCGCTCGCAATGACGGTTATGGTGCGGGTGAGGGGCTCACCAGGGCTGCAGGCGGCCGGCGGCTTCGATCACCTGGAGCGGGTCGATCGGCTCGGCGAAGGTGCCCCCGACGCGGCCGTTGCGCGACCACAGGATCTCGGCATTGACGCGATTGCCGCCGGGGAGGGTCAGCCAGACGCGGCTTCCGGCCGTGAAATAGGCGTCGCTTTCCGCCATGAAGCCGCGGCTGGAGAGATTGAGCAGGCGGGCTTCCACCGCGGTCGAGCCCAGCGCGCGCATGGCGACCTCGGCCTCCAGTGTCGCACGCGGCTCGGATCGGCGCGGCTCTGACGAGGGGTCGGCGGTGATCTTGGTCTGAAACATGTTTCTCTTCTAGGACGAAAGTCAGAGGCCGAGGACGATCTCGTGCCCGAAATTAAGGCCGATCCGCCCCTCGCGGATCCAGCGCACGAAGGCCTGGATGCGGGTGCAATTCTCGAATTGGATCGAGATCGTCTCGCCGATGCGCGGATCGATGCCACTTTCGATCATCGTGCCGCGTGAGGAGATGTTGACGACCGGCACCAGATATTCCTGGCCGCGGAAGGTGATGATGGCGCGCTCGACGACCTCGTCGTGGCGCTCTTCGCTGCGCTGGTCGACCGTGCGCTCCTGGGACCGCGTCACCAGCGTGGCGGCAAGCCCCAGCTTCCTGTCGTACATGCCCATGGTCGCCTCACCCCCAGTCGGATGAGGCGACCATGCCTAAAAGGGTTTACCGAAGTCCTACTGCCACCCCCGCAATCGTGCTGAGCCGAACGGTTTCAGTCACTTCTCCCAATAATAAGGCTGCCGCTGGCGCGTGCCGGTGACTTCCTCGTTGAGCGTAGCGGCATCGTAGAGGCGGCCGTTCAGCATCACCTTGGCGATCTTCTCGGTGTTGCGGATATTCTCGGTCGGATCGGCATCGAGGATGACGAGATCGGCGAGCTTGCCCGGCTCGAGCGAGCCGATGTCGGCAAAGCCGAGGGCGCGGGCCGGCGTGCGCGTCGCCGCCTTCAGCGCCTCGATCGGGGTCATGCCGCCGCGCACGAACGACCACATCTCCCAATGGGAGGCGAGGCCCTGCTGCTGGCCGTGGCCGCCGATCGAGACCGGCACGCCGCGGTCCGACAGCATGTCGGCGGTGCGGGCGCTGACCTGGTCGGCATAATCCTCGGCCGGCGCCTTCACGACGCGGACCATCTCCGGATTGAGGATATGGGCCGGGACGTAGCGGGTCAGCAAAGGATGCTTCCACACCTCGCTCTCCTGCAGCCAGTATGGCTCGCCGCCGGGGCCGCCATAGGTGACGCCCAGCGTCGGCGTGTAGCCGACCTTGGTCGCGCTGAAATAATCGAGCACGTCCTTGTAGAGCATCGCCTGTGGGATATTGTGCTCGAGCGTGGTGTTGCCGTCGCCG
This portion of the Sphingomonas sp. LY54 genome encodes:
- a CDS encoding ABC transporter ATP-binding protein, with product MTSSYVIDASNVTLALGNGAGRVEILRGIDLQVAKGESVALLGPSGSGKSSLMAVLSGLERATSGSIRIAGADFGALDEDGLARARRGRIGIVLQAFHLLPTMTAHENVAVPLELAGAEDAFPIAAAELESVGLGHRLTHYPAQLSGGEQQRVAIARAMAPRPELIFADEPTGNLDGKTGHAILDLLFARQADTGATLLVITHDPELATRCHRVLEMQDGRIVSDRRTG
- a CDS encoding aldehyde dehydrogenase family protein, with the translated sequence MNEMTPIAAQPAYSEAVQKLLQRAPALFINGEWVQSTHDKTLPVYDPSTGRQIATIVDASEADADRAAQAARTAFDDGRWSGLSPYARERAIMRLADLIEANIPEIAELESIDNGKPRSASAGYDLPRCVQTLRYMAGWATKLSGEHIEPSGFPTGTMHAYVRREPIGVAVQIVPWNFPLMMAVQKIAPALAAGCTVILKPAEQTSLSVLRLADLIAEAGIPAGVVNIVTGLGETCGDRLVRSPLVDKVAFTGSTEVGKIINRAATDTLKRVTLELGGKSPVIVLPDVDIEKTAAGAARSIFANAGQVCIAGSRLFAHRSIFDKLLEAVADNAGKWKVGPSLAPDTMMGPLVSTEQHERVLGYIDQGRKAGATVLAGGDTPGGDGYFVNPTILVDVNPDMSVVREEIFGPVLTAQRFDDLDAVAAAANDTPYGLAASVWTRDVSAMHRLAARIKAGMVWGNTNSAADTSIPFGGFKQSGFGRESGRYGIEAYTELKTVAIAL
- a CDS encoding glutathione S-transferase family protein: MIDLYTAATPNGWKASITLEELELPYEVHVLDLASGAQKEAWFTAINPNGRIPAIVDRDEGDFAVFESGAIMTYLAEKTGRLMPADAKGRSRVMQWLMFQMGGVGPMMGQANVFTRYFPEQLPSVIDRYRREGRRLFEVLDRHLADHEWLAGDYSIADIANWSWVHTHEWPGIDVAGLDHLQRWLDQVVARPAVQRGRQIPPREDDPDKLAENARKMLA
- a CDS encoding arylesterase, with translation MALRLAYGVRRLFVHLALLVTLGVAAPAAAKDVHILAFGDSLTAGYGLPRGQGFAPQLEDALRRNGIRAFVTDAGVSGNTAAQGRARLQWTLDGLKTKPDLAIVALGANDMLRGLAPAQTRKDLDAIVAELDRRGIKVLIAGMVAAPNLGPQYAKDYNGIFPDLARTYGAGLYPFFLDGVAGDRSLNLPDGVHPNFQGIKRMVTGILPKVTEALAD
- a CDS encoding PilZ domain-containing protein, encoding MYDRKLGLAATLVTRSQERTVDQRSEERHDEVVERAIITFRGQEYLVPVVNISSRGTMIESGIDPRIGETISIQFENCTRIQAFVRWIREGRIGLNFGHEIVLGL
- a CDS encoding ABC transporter permease; this translates as MILSLAMRDLRGGLTGLRLLAICLFLGVAALAGVGSLSSAIVSGLAERGQSILGGDVQLDVMQRAATPEERAAFAREGQVSHITRMRAMAGRLDGAESVLVELKGVDAAWPLYGDFRLEPGAIAPRPRGKQVAVGPELADRLRVSVGDSIRIGAADLRIIGLIAEEPDRVGQGFTLGSTALVDPAGLAATGLVQPGSLYTSAYRLKVSPGTDVAALSERLTERFKDAGFDIQDRSNGAPGTRRFIERLGQFLTLVGLTALIVAGIGVGNGVTSYLDAKRGTIATLKLLGATSRTIFLSYLVQIGLVALAAILVGLAVGALVPWIVVQIAGSALPVPPSLSLYPVPLLVSAGYGLLIAFEFAIIPLAQARTVPAASLFRGSLERLRRPGWRLVLAVALAAGLIAALAIGTAREPGFAAVFIASALGLLLLLTLLGWLIRRGAAALPRPRNPLFRLALANLHRPAAQTGRLVVALGLGLTLFTTLAVIETNLSGQIRTTVPAKAPSFFMLDIPVEEVGRFRALALRAAPQGDLVTIPSLRGSVVAVGDRRVSEMKELPDGAWFLRGDRGLTYAATLPEGSRIVDGQWWPADYDGPPLVSLDVEAARAVGLKVGDSITIAILGREIEARIASLREINWDTLGFNFVIVFAPGALESAPHSFMATMSMPEAEERAFSRSVSNAFPTVSVIRVKEVVQAVAGMLEQLTVAVRSAASVAILAGIAVLVGALAASRRARTYDSVMLKLLGATRARILMAQALEFAALAAIVAAIAFALGAGAGWYVVVKVLELEWAPDWGVVAATLALGAFVTLALGLLGSLPALTARPARALRAL